agtttttcatctaaaggttcgacttcatgcttattcagtagccTAGACTAGGCATATTAAGTGCTCTCCCCAGTCCCAgactttcacattgcatgttcgtttgtaatggatgcaaaacagcctaggctattgctgaatgtctatggagggacgaatgaagctgtcctctcGACCAGGCAACCCCgtgtaaatgcacacatatctaTGTTTATCCCCtactatattttatgcaggtgagacatggaaaagcagttctAGAAAACTAAATTAGTtctgccatgttaacctatggagactgacggcctgtgggtcatgaagggcagttatttggatgtgcggtgCCGGTGGCCTTACCCATGTAAAAACAGtgaaatagaaacattatatcattgacgAGATACgcgcttcacgatgacggcaatctatctaaaatagcctaacacctatttgaagtaggcctattattcatgagtcacatattgtgtgttagtgtaggctacataactgtagtctatgtttaaactgtatttcAAGTTTAAAGTCGACAcaacatttcaactttattctcgacaCTTTGAGTTTAATCTCAatgtgtcgactttaaagtcgataTGTCATTTAATCGTGTcaggcaaaaatattttttttcttcacgtgtggccctaatactccgttgTAGAATTGAGCAACACTACAACACCATTTCTTTTGGGAGCATATTCCGTTTAAGGTGCACATGACCCATATTCTGTTTAAAACAGGCAGGGTGTGCAAACGATTTATTAGTAAACCGAATTTGGCCTTTTTCGGTTTATTTCAATCAGAATAAGGTGTTTACAAGACACACGCATATTCGGTTTATTCCCAGTACACTGATTCAAAACCGTTTATTGGCTGCATGGAACCACGCTCAATGACTGACACAATAATCTGTCCCTGCtcccacaagtgtgtgtgtgtgtggaggggggttgggCGTGCAGTTGCTCGTAAGGCCCAGCCCGTTATCACTGAGGTTAATTTGAGCTTTTATGGCCAGAGTTAAAAAGGTACCGGTAATACAGCACATCAGGTGGTATGAGGCCAGATATTACAGTGGACCTTATACACTTTGCACACCCAAGCACATCAATCAAGTCCACCATcactaatctcacacacacacaccatggtcaCAGTACTACTACAACTACCCTTTCCTCCCCAAAGTACTGATGCTGCCTTTTCTTCCCTAAAGAGGATTTCCCTGAACCGTCACCctgtggaaggagagagagagaaactcagGAGGACATTTGAAACACTACACATGAACATAAACGCAAAGGTAAACATGAAGGCGCACACGCTGGCTCACCTTCTAGAGAAACAGACACGACACAGCTAGCAAGTTTCAAGATTTTATTGAGGTGTGTTTGATCAGTTATTGGCATCTGGTGATTGATGAGACAGATATGAGATTCATAGTAAGGCATCAACAGAACAATGCAAACACAAGCATAATACTGGCATTAGTTCCTCTCCATCCAAACACTGTCAAAGTgtgagggtctgtgtgtgtgtgtgtgtgaagagagaacatgactgtgcgtgtgtgtgaagggagaATATGTCcatgactgtgcgtgtgtgtgtaagagtgcatACAAGAGAGTGAACATgtccatgactgtgtgtgtgtgtgtgtaagagtgcatacgagagagtgtgtgtgtgtgtaagagtgcatacgagagagtgtgtgtgtgtgtaagagtgcatacgagagagtgtgtgtgtgtgtaagagtgcatacgagagagtgtgtgtgtgtgtgtgtaagagtgcatacgagagagtgtgtgtgtgtgtaagagagcatacgagagagtgtgtgtgtgtgtaagagtgcatacgagagtgtgtgtgagtaagagagtgTGTAACTGGCCTCTAGGGGCAGCTTCAATATGACCACAGGAATGATTGACAGTCAGAGCTGGCCTATGGCAGCACTCTATTacagctctctcacacacacacacctttgatgCGGTGCCTGTGAGTACGTAgcttctcttcacacacacacttttcaaggaaattccttgaatttcccctggggatcaataaagtatctatctatctatctatctatctatcacacacacacacacacacacacacacacacacacacacacacacagtagagaaGATAAATAAAGTGCAGACGGGTTGCACCAAAGAGTTAAAAACAAAGACGGATTGTAGGGTAGAGAAATGCAGACGGATTGTAGATTTATCAGGAGACTCAgtggtgctggggggggggggggggtgcagcagCAGCCTGGAGTCCTGTTTGGTCTCCGAGATTTGTCACACACGAGGTTAAAGAACAAACACTTCAGTCCCATTCAGTACAGTAACAATCAATACCCTTCTCAATAGTACACTAATACAATCAATACTCTTCTCAATAGTACACTAATGCAATCGATACCCTTCTCAATAGTACACTAATACAATCAATATCCTTCACAATAGTGCACTAATACATTACAACACCCTTCTGGGAGAAAGAAACCGCAATATCACTTATTTGTGGAACGTTTCTATGCTTTTCAAGTTTTACCAGAGTAGAGGAAGTAAAGTGGTCTGAGAGACATTTTCCCGTCGGGCACTTTGAGTGCACTCATACTGCATACTTCTATACTAAACTCATACTGCATACTTCTATACTAAACTCATACTGCATACTTCTATACTAAAAGCATAACTCTGGAGGCAGCGCAGATGCATACTGCATACTTCTGTACTTCTCTCTTagggaattgtgtgtgtggcaagtagTGCAtattcccctcacacacacacactactgtctgCATACTACAATTAAAACGTCAGGCTATAAAAGCAGAACAGTGCAAGAGAGAGACTCAGTTCTCTTCTGGATAAAAACTACACTTCTCTGGATAAAAACTACACTTATCTGGATAAAAACTACACTTCCCTGGCTGCCTACCAGGAAACGtcagtgagtctgtgttaagctgctctctgattggctggcggatGAGGTCCTGAGATGGGCGTtagtggagggggtggggttaGTGGGTGTGGTCATCCAGAAGGGGTGTGGCATGTTGATAATGTGTTTTAACTCCGCCCACTAATACTCACTCCTTTAAGTGAACACAACCTATAACCCTGCCCCTTCAGAATGACCACGCCCAACAAATCCACAGGCCCCGCCCCTTGTGTTTAGTGGGTGTGGTCACTGTGTTTTGTGGGTGTGGCCACTCCGTGTGTTTAGTGGGTGTGGCCACTGTTTTGTGGGTGTGGTCACTCTGGTGCGGCGGCAACGGCCGTGCATGCGGCCTGCAGGTCGGAGGTGTGCTCGAAGGCGGCCTGGGCGAACTGTCCGAAGAGGCGGTCCATGTAGCCCTCGCCGCGCGGGAACAGCCCCTCCAGGAAGCCGATGTGCCCGCCGTGTGACGTCACCAGCAGCGCCACGTTGGGCAGCCGCCGCGCCAGGGACACGGGCAgagctgagggagagagaggtgaggggtgagtgtgtgtgagtcagggcTAGTGAGCGGAGTGCAAGCGAGCGAGGAGCGGAGTGGATGGAATTGTGTTGGAGTGCGGAGCGCTTCTTAATTTAGAGGCTGGAGCGGCTGCTCTGTTCCGCTCCGGCGAAGAATGCCCAAGTCCACCTAGAACTCACGTCTTCATAATGAAACTAAGACTGttacatttcaaaatgaagACGCTTGTCATAGTGATGTAACGGATTCGTTGCTGCAGCTAGGTGGTGAGGCCACGTTCAGTGCATTCAGAAACGGGAGCAGGGACGCAGGCCACGAAAAGCGCACACTCTAGGCAcatcaaacgcacacacacacacacacacacacactacacatacaggagtggacgcagccccccgcacaaaaaggatcacacacgaggaagACCTAAAAGGGTAACACGCTACACTAAATCACAGACATTAAAACAGTAAATAaagacattaacacacacaaacaacccccagagttctcccccgtatcccagaatgcattgtCCCAGAGTCCATAGCACATAGTCCAGCTTGCCGACGTTACAGTGAGTTCGTTGGGGATGAAGtcgctaaatattttagaaaggaaactgaaagTCATATGGCTTACAAgcgtactattcctacaaaTCAACTAGATACaaacaatgtagagcaagaacaacTATGTGGGGACACTGTTCCAGTGagatttattttggaatttaagGAGACATTTCACAGAAACATGAGTgcggagagcaaagaaaaacgtgagcaatttgaatagCCTGCTTTCAGTAAGGCTGAAGTAAACTCGGATGCTAAACCTGTATtatttaggcaattaatcccacGTATCCCTTTAGTTTTAGGCTTATGTGTAGTGACGTTGGCAAGCTTGTTCGTTGTTGCACTGAATACATGTTGTATGAGTGACATTGCCGTttctcttagttctttgggatttaagttttctaaggtgacaattgacctgtcgctaagcgccacccttagaacgctgatgagccaatgacattccagcctcaacgggactcggacatcagctcggacaactccataggaaacaacagggaggaggcataaaatgacaaattaatggttatttatgtagtttattaactcaaaaaaccccgacggataaccatggtcaaacgttttgcagggggacgtgtaatactgatagccggtaccccgagaggctaaaaaaacggggtatattttcatcaacagtagcctacaggacgtctctcgcgtttgcaacagctcgacgtaatgtaggctactaagccaacaacgtgggcacaggttccctgttaaatcccaagatgaaaatgctcattaaccaactactatattcttactacatcacatattaacgtaacctaacatatcttagtatcaatcttccactagctagctagctagcattaacgtcagtgggATTTGCACGGtgatttgcacggctactcgccacaactgcttgtcaccttgtatgtattctaaagttttgaatccacccctccatagcataattaagtcccttttgatagcttctggaggaaagtaaatcctgAATCGACCAAaacaaagcctgctttcatatactgtaagcGGCCATTGACCACAATGTttttctaatcaagtctggtttgtttgacCGAGTTTTCACAtggtaacaatggggggcggggcttagcgacaggtcaattcggtttgtagattatttctccctcttttaaattgGAGCGAGCGTGGAGCGATTTCACTGGAGCGGGAGGATTTTGAAGTGGAGCTGGGAGCGAAATTGAGCGTAGCGACCTGACAtgaatatatgtgtgcgtgagtgtatatgtgtgtgcgtgagtatatatgtgtgtgtgtgtaccgtgttTAGGTGAGAAGGGGTCATCGGCGGCGTTGAGGCACAGTACGGGGACGGTGGTCTGGGGCAGCTTGTATCCTGGACTGGCCGCCTGGTAGTAGTCCAGACACGACTTGTAGCCAAACATCACCGAGGTGTAGCGCTCGTCAAACTCACGGATGGAGCGCGCCTGggacggacggacacacacacagctttaaaTGTCTGCGTatcagtatgtgtgcgtgcgtgtgtgtgtgtgtgtgtgtgtgcatctggatAACAGATTtaaatctatgtgtgtgtgtgtggcattcacCTTCAGCACATGGTCCACGTCCACCACAGCCTCCAGAATCCTCCTGTGCCTGAGGGGACCAAGAACAGAGCAGtcaaactatgtgtgtgtgtgtgttatggacaaaaaataatatcttgaTATTTTTTGTGACTTTGACAATACAATAATTAGTGGATATCTTTTGAGAAATTTAAGTTACGTATAGCTCATTCTTTATGAAAACCATGTTTATGATGAGAAACAATAACCTGTGACTCCACACAAATCAAACGATatcactctgacacatttccaattctggtCACCACTTGTGTCTGGCTGGTGTTGCCagctattacattacatttggctgacacatttttaaccaaagcgactaacaacatggtaaacagttaaagttttaaagcaattctcatcaattttaggacaatttaaaaacggtagagtacagtaagaataagtgcatcagtgagtgctgtttttaacagtacAACGTGTCAGTTCAAGgcggctggtaagtgctaggatcagatTATTAACTGAAGCGAgataacagtttcccaagagaaagcctgaaccagaagttccTTTTAAACCTTTACTTATGTCTCACtgaatagatagagatagatagatactttattgatccaagGACAACTGTGTAAAACTGAGCAGAGCAGGCTACTGCTCAGTTATTTCCTCCGATGATTAAGAGTGATCATGTAGCAATACACATAAAACAGAATAGAAACCAATGTGTTAGCTTAaagctaatgtatatgagaaattcCATTGAGATGCTTACAGTTAGCATATCAGATAAGAATAGATATTTAGAGCAAACTTTAGTCCATTAACAAAGGTTTACATAAGAAAAGTTATTTGTTTACAATCACGAAACAACTAACTATTAAAACTAGAGATGTGACGAGATCTCGTGCCACAAAATCCGGCGATACAAGAGCAATATTTCTTGTCAAGGTAACGATCAGTCTTGTGGAGAAGGATCCAGCTGTAGCCATGACTGACGAGTCTGACTAAATTAGCATAGAAGATGCTTTTTTGTGTATCAGCAAACAGTGTAATTGAGTGTTATTATTGTTAAAGTAGCGGTTATGCTACAGTGTGTTTTAGGGGAAACGGTGTAATTGAGTGGTATTATTGTTAAAGTAGCGGTTATGCTACAGTGTAATTGAGTGGTATTATTGTTTCCATCCAAAATGCTGCTACACAAAAAAAGTGGGTGGGGCATCTTCTATGCTAATCAGTCATGCTGGCTACAGCTGGATACTTTTCCATGAGACAGATTTTTACCCTGACAAGAAATATTGTGGTATTCTTGTATCGCCGCATCTCTCGGCACGATATCTCGTCAAATTTTTACTTTGACGAGAAATATCATGACAGTTTTATATCGCAAGATCTCGTCACatctagggttgcaaaattccgggaattttcaaagttggaaactttccatgggaattaacgggaatatacgGAAATTACCGGGAATGAACGGGAATAAaatgggaatttttaatatggcaagttagtctataacagggaacttaaatgtagtggacaaaaccccatcttgcagcataatattagttaaaacaacctgatttaatgcaatttcagtcaaatttctaccatgcacatacgtcaatcccatgcacacagcaatcagcataggctactagacataaaggaaacctatgatgcgttcatgtgcatggggaaaatcAATTCCCAGTGAAAATGTCATCTCATGTATTCCCACAAATTGGTGTGAAACTGGGCgaagtttgcaaacagagttgcccagttatgggcttgtcgtcacttttgtcctcattcaaatgggtgtacgtcattttgcataaactgtaatgggacgattaatctgtttgattaagcttgacaatttatacataatttacataatctataaggtttggttggggtggtatgttgtgtcattgtatttttatttgttttaccattttctgggattctaactgaacaaactgatagtcagtcaatgttccaaccaattggattttgttgttgagtggcatggtgtatcttgggcagttcagtggtttctgtgttgctatcttagcacgctagtaaaccataggcagagaatgggattcctgctgtgttgctagcttagcacgctagtaaaccataggcagagaatgggattcctgctgtgttgctagcttagcacgctagtaaaccataggcagagaatgggattcctgctagcatgctagctagctttgtatgctaagataagcgaaaatacaaacaaacaaatcttattgcttattaccaaacaaaatgttaatgtctgtatactgtatgaaacagtaggaattaccaaaaagtcccagttaattcccattaattcccataatttcctttaattccatgaaagtttccaatttggaatatttccaaaattccccagcttaacttcccatggaaagtttccggtaagtttccggaaatttaccggaaatgttccgcccctttgcaaccctactcACATCCCTAattaaaaaagttaaaagcaAACGATTTCTGCCCATGTAATACCGTGACTATTTAACTCATCACTTGGAGTATTGGACAACTGAGGGCACAAAATAGCCTAAACAGTACTGTGTGTGACCACGCGGTCCCACTAGCGACCATgtgacttgctctgctgcagccaggggcttctgctcctcctcattTAGTAAATGTACCTACGgggtttcaatgcgtgattgagtgtttttttcaaagttatttaaatactcgataatgtcaatttgaaCATTGTTAAAACAATAATCACAATATTGCCGTAGACAATATAtatccctagtgtgtgtgtgtgtgtgtgtgtgtgtgtgtgtcttgacctCACCACAACAACCACCACCTCTTCTCTAAAAAAACAACTGAAGTTGGGCAGTGATGTGCGGACTTGTGCCATGTAggtctccatggcaacactCACCGCTTGATGGCACGGCACAGGTTGCCGGTGAGGTGGCGGTTGAAGAGAAGCCAGTTGATTGGCTGCTCCAGAGAGGCGCAGGACTCCAGCGTGTCCCAGCTGACAGACATGGTGACTCCCGCCAGAAGCCCCGCCTCCTGGCCTTTACGCGCCAGGTAGTTCAGCAGCAGCATCCTAacaagaggtcaaaggtcaggtagtgcagcagcagcatcctaacaagaggtcaaaggtcaggtagtgcagcagcagcagaagcatcgtacagtgtttcccatacattgacttatttgtggtggACCACCACAATTATAATtatacactgaccaccacaatatcaacactgagcACCACACAATGACTTTCCAGGTTGTTCTACATTgtacttaaatctggttagcatcatggCTCCAGCCGTGGCgtaactggctggggcacctgcaccgtacaccggtgacccgggttcgattcccgccccgtggtcctttccggatcccaccccgactctctcccattcgcttcctgtcattttcCTATCCGcaataaaggcataaaagccccaaAGAAATATACTTacttaaattttttttttttttatctggttagcatcataacgatgctgcgctaatttgttaaaaactgttccattcaagttaattttgcaaacctaccaccacaaattcACCACATATCCATTcacgcaagcgcacacacacacacacacacacaggctgagaCATGCTGACAGTGCAGCACAGAGTTCCACTCACCCTCCCAGTGACACTCCGGTTCCGAGCAGAGGGGCTTGTGGGTAAAGCTCCTTTACGTGCGTCACAACCTGCTCCAGGTCTGAGGTGTCCGCCGCGCAGAACGTCAACGGAGtctggaggggagagaggagaacgtGAGATTAGAGAACGTGAGTGCTgtctgaaggagagagaggagaacgtGAGGTTAGAGAACATGAGTGCtgtctggaggagagagaggagaacgtGAGGTTAGAGAACGTGAGTGCtgtctggaggagagagaggagaacgtGAGGTTAGAGAACGTGAGTGCTgtctggaggagagaggagaacaagAATGGGGGGGTAGGGGTGAGAGggagcacagacagacagacagacagacagacagagaaggaggacACCACaacatggagacagacagacagagagggaggacaccacaacatggagacagacagacagagagggaggacaccacaacatggagacagacagagagggaggacaccACAACAtgggaacagacagacagagaaggaggacACCACaacatggagacagacagacagacagacagagagggaggacaccacaacatggagacagacagacagagagggaggacaccACAACAtgggaacagacagacagagaaggaggacACCACaacatggagacagacagacagacagacagagagggaggacaccacaacatggagacagacagacagacagacagagagggaggacaccacaacatggagacagacagacagacagagagggaggacaccacaacatggagacagacagacagacagacagagagggaggacaccACAACAtgggaacagacagacagacagacagagagggaggacaccacaacatggagacagacagacagagagggaggacaccacaacatggagacagacagacagacagacagacagagagggaggacaccACAACAtgggaacagacagacagacagagagggaggacaccacaacatggagacagacagacagacagagagggaggacaccacaacatggagacagacagacagacagacagacagagagggaggacaccACAACAtgggaacagacagacagacagagagggaggacaccacaacatggagacagacagacagacagagagggaggacaccacaacatggagacagacagacagagagggaggacaccacaacatggagacagacagacagacagagagggaggacaccacaacatggagacagacagacagagaaggaggacACCACaacatggagacagacagacagagagggaggacaccacaacatggagacagacagacagacagagagggaggacaccacaacatggagacagacagacagacagagagggaggacaccacaacatggagacagacagacagagagggaggacaccacaacatggagacagacagacagacagagagggaggacaccacaacatggagacagacagacagacagacagacagacagagagggaggacaccACAACAtgggaacagacagacagacagagagggaggacaccacaacatggagacagacagacagagagggaggacaccacaacatggagacagacagacagacagacagacagagagggaggacaccACAACAtgggaacagacagacagacagagagggaggacaccacaacatggagacagacagacagacagagagggaggacaccacaacatggagacagacagacagacagacagacagacagagagggaggacaccacaacatggagacagacagacagagaaggaggacACCACaacatggagacagacagacagacagagagggaggacaccacaacatggagacagacagacagaca
The nucleotide sequence above comes from Alosa sapidissima isolate fAloSap1 chromosome 6, fAloSap1.pri, whole genome shotgun sequence. Encoded proteins:
- the LOC121711394 gene encoding protein ABHD1-like isoform X3; this encodes MPIELESNLDEDRTNRLQTQLLMILFKLPVMLLSHTELWKACLEYISRPCTVLIGTVTAALYYLWGREGQTPVLVCSDGFRVFLQRHCPVVAECFRPTPWCWGGRLQTLMRVLIKSSPAVAYRNELMKTRDGGQISLDWVDNSGCEQYPDGSVRPTVLILPGLTGNSRQTYVLHAVSQASRRGYRCVVFNNRGFGGEELLTPLTFCAADTSDLEQVVTHVKELYPQAPLLGTGVSLGGMLLLNYLARKGQEAGLLAGVTMSVSWDTLESCASLEQPINWLLFNRHLTGNLCRAIKRHRRILEAVVDVDHVLKARSIREFDERYTSVMFGYKSCLDYYQAASPGYKLPQTTVPVLCLNAADDPFSPKHALPVSLARRLPNVALLVTSHGGHIGFLEGLFPRGEGYMDRLFGQFAQAAFEHTSDLQAACTAVAAAPE
- the LOC121711394 gene encoding protein ABHD1-like isoform X5, whose product is MLLSHTELWKACLEYISRPCTVLIGTVTAALYYLWGREGQTPVLVCSDGFRVFLQRHCPVVAECFRPTPWCWGGRLQTLMRVLIKSSPAVAYRNELMKTRDGGQISLDWVDNSGCEQYPDGSVRPTVLILPGLTGNSRQTYVLHAVSQASRRGYRCVVFNNRGFGGEELLTPLTFCAADTSDLEQVVTHVKELYPQAPLLGTGVSLGGMLLLNYLARKGQEAGLLAGVTMSVSWDTLESCASLEQPINWLLFNRHLTGNLCRAIKRHRRILEAVVDVDHVLKARSIREFDERYTSVMFGYKSCLDYYQAASPGYKLPQTTVPVLCLNAADDPFSPKHALPVSLARRLPNVALLVTSHGGHIGFLEGLFPRGEGYMDRLFGQFAQAAFEHTSDLQAACTAVAAAPE
- the LOC121711394 gene encoding protein ABHD1-like isoform X1, yielding MPIELESNLDEDRTNRLQTQLLMILFKAVEEIINGSKRTSIADTQLPVMLLSHTELWKACLEYISRPCTVLIGTVTAALYYLWGREGQTPVLVCSDGFRVFLQRHCPVVAECFRPTPWCWGGRLQTLMRVLIKSSPAVAYRNELMKTRDGGQISLDWVDNSGCEQYPDGSVRPTVLILPGLTGNSRQTYVLHAVSQASRRGYRCVVFNNRGFGGEELLTPLTFCAADTSDLEQVVTHVKELYPQAPLLGTGVSLGGMLLLNYLARKGQEAGLLAGVTMSVSWDTLESCASLEQPINWLLFNRHLTGNLCRAIKRHRRILEAVVDVDHVLKARSIREFDERYTSVMFGYKSCLDYYQAASPGYKLPQTTVPVLCLNAADDPFSPKHALPVSLARRLPNVALLVTSHGGHIGFLEGLFPRGEGYMDRLFGQFAQAAFEHTSDLQAACTAVAAAPE
- the LOC121711394 gene encoding protein ABHD1-like isoform X2; this translates as MPIELESNLDEDRTNRLQTQLLMILFKAEEIINGSKRTSIADTQLPVMLLSHTELWKACLEYISRPCTVLIGTVTAALYYLWGREGQTPVLVCSDGFRVFLQRHCPVVAECFRPTPWCWGGRLQTLMRVLIKSSPAVAYRNELMKTRDGGQISLDWVDNSGCEQYPDGSVRPTVLILPGLTGNSRQTYVLHAVSQASRRGYRCVVFNNRGFGGEELLTPLTFCAADTSDLEQVVTHVKELYPQAPLLGTGVSLGGMLLLNYLARKGQEAGLLAGVTMSVSWDTLESCASLEQPINWLLFNRHLTGNLCRAIKRHRRILEAVVDVDHVLKARSIREFDERYTSVMFGYKSCLDYYQAASPGYKLPQTTVPVLCLNAADDPFSPKHALPVSLARRLPNVALLVTSHGGHIGFLEGLFPRGEGYMDRLFGQFAQAAFEHTSDLQAACTAVAAAPE
- the LOC121711394 gene encoding phospholipase ABHD3-like isoform X6 — its product is MPIELESNLDEDRTNRLQTQLLMILFKTPVLVCSDGFRVFLQRHCPVVAECFRPTPWCWGGRLQTLMRVLIKSSPAVAYRNELMKTRDGGQISLDWVDNSGCEQYPDGSVRPTVLILPGLTGNSRQTYVLHAVSQASRRGYRCVVFNNRGFGGEELLTPLTFCAADTSDLEQVVTHVKELYPQAPLLGTGVSLGGMLLLNYLARKGQEAGLLAGVTMSVSWDTLESCASLEQPINWLLFNRHLTGNLCRAIKRHRRILEAVVDVDHVLKARSIREFDERYTSVMFGYKSCLDYYQAASPGYKLPQTTVPVLCLNAADDPFSPKHALPVSLARRLPNVALLVTSHGGHIGFLEGLFPRGEGYMDRLFGQFAQAAFEHTSDLQAACTAVAAAPE
- the LOC121711394 gene encoding protein ABHD1-like isoform X4 → MPIELESNLDEDRTNRLQTQLLMILFKAAARHAALSHRAVESVPGIHFQTVHGAHRDRYRRPVLPMGPRGAVCSDGFRVFLQRHCPVVAECFRPTPWCWGGRLQTLMRVLIKSSPAVAYRNELMKTRDGGQISLDWVDNSGCEQYPDGSVRPTVLILPGLTGNSRQTYVLHAVSQASRRGYRCVVFNNRGFGGEELLTPLTFCAADTSDLEQVVTHVKELYPQAPLLGTGVSLGGMLLLNYLARKGQEAGLLAGVTMSVSWDTLESCASLEQPINWLLFNRHLTGNLCRAIKRHRRILEAVVDVDHVLKARSIREFDERYTSVMFGYKSCLDYYQAASPGYKLPQTTVPVLCLNAADDPFSPKHALPVSLARRLPNVALLVTSHGGHIGFLEGLFPRGEGYMDRLFGQFAQAAFEHTSDLQAACTAVAAAPE